In Xiphophorus maculatus strain JP 163 A chromosome 18, X_maculatus-5.0-male, whole genome shotgun sequence, a single genomic region encodes these proteins:
- the LOC102219452 gene encoding uncharacterized protein LOC102219452: MDFPEDQKMAAPGGDAAWGEDEEDGVHGGVKEAFRSKPRFSYTEVKLLLDEVKKNRHILLKKFNRGVSVDAKKQKWTEITDRINGLGENHRETRQIMKKWADLKCDGKRRLLALRGPNGSNLRKKRLGPVERMVHRILMMSPSRDGGSDQDWSPAEDFSKSLQTGPLMQPPAPYSYLNLNENSGSHGDGLSFDMSPLSSPENEPDELIHSSSEFEQADDEGPSSQDVKQRIRPVFTYSRTHQNQNQKSCSLPPGGAVPSSSSSSSAAAARPVAPVPSLPSRPSPSRLSSQSLQQQRAGRLLLGSVSRSLEVLTRSVQLLVENQQEFVQESLQLQRDAVDVLRDFSETALRMLRDKTSSGPPGPDQNLQQNHQQNPPTGSQQQHQASRF, encoded by the exons ATGGATTTCCCAGAGGATCAGAAGATGGCGGCGCCCGGCGGCGACGCGGCGTGGGGCGAAGACGAGGAAGACGGCGTCCATGGAGGAGTGAAGGAAGCGTTCCGGTCCAAACCCCGGTTCTCCTACACGGAGGTGAAACTGCTGCTGGATGAGGTGAAGAAGAACAGACACATCCTGCTCA AGAAGTTTAACCGCGGCGTGTCGGTGGACGCCAAGAAGCAGAAGTGGACCGAGATCACGGATCGGATCAACGGGCTGGGAGAGAACCACCGAGAG ACGCGGCAGATCATGAAGAAGTGGGCGGACCTGAAATGCGACGGGAAGCGGCGGCTGCTGGCCCTGCGGGGCCCCAACGGCTCCAACCTGAGGAAGAAGCGTCTGGGCCCGGTGGAGCGGATGGTGCATCGCATCCTGATGATGAGTCCTTCCAGAG ATGGCGGCAGCGACCAGGACTGGAGTCCTGCCGAGGACTTTTCCAAGTCGCTCCAGACGGGTCCGCTGATGCAGCCGCCGGCGCCGTATTCCTACCTGAACTTGAATGAGAACTCCGGTTCCCATGGCGACGGCCTGTCCTTCGACATGTCGCCTCTGTCCTCGCCGGAGAACGAACCCG ACGAGCTGATCCACTCCTCCTCCGAGTTCGAGCAGGCCGATGATGAAG GTCCGTCCTCCCAGGACGTCAAGCAGAGGATCAGACCCGTCTTCACGTACTCCAGGactcaccagaaccagaaccagaagtcCTGCAGCCTCCCTCCAGGGGGCGCcgttccctcctcctcctcctcttcgtcggCAGCGGCCGCCCGCCCCGTCGCTCCCGTCCCGTCGCTCCCGTCCCGGCCGTCCCCATCCCGGCTGTCCTCCCAgagcctccagcagcagcgtgcGGGCCGCCTGCTGCTGGGCTCGGTGTCGCGCTCCCTggaggttctgacccggtccgTCCAGCTGCTGGTGGAGAACCAGCAGGAGTTCGTCCAGGAgtcgctgcagctgcagagggaCGCCGTGGACGTCCTCAGAGACTTCTCTGAGACTGCGCTGCGAATGCTGAGGGACAAAACCAGCAGCGGACCGCccggaccggaccagaaccTACAGCAGAACCACCAGCAGAATCCCCCTACCGGGTCTCAGCAGCAACATCAAGCCTCACGGTTCTGA
- the LOC106700371 gene encoding zinc finger protein OZF-like: MWRQQVKQRLDAAEEQRHEILDAAFSPEHRLHTSDVLLVKKEPSPDLDQNHPEPVHIKEEEEEPWSSQQGEPLSMKEEADASRSPVIAVLIKSEDDEEEPLISHLHQTEDEELPSSSSAQQNLKAEKGYGGAECTINPDRNPHGDASSSSETEISDDDDEVNHPGSEDEGNENDCKGFRENTNMDQEGEVQTDLKCFKCTECGQSFTKKNHLKVHVKVHTLEKPFGCEVCGQRFDEKSYLDQHIIIHSEEKTFVCNVCRQTFSQRTHLSRHMKIHSGEKPFGCDVCGQSFNRKSHLNRHLKIHTGEKPFGCDICGQRFHEKAYLDRHIKIHSGEKPFACDVCGQRFSRKAHLDRHMGSHADEKPFGCDVCRQRFTHKSALNRHMIIHTGDKPFSCEVCGQRFNQKSVLMTHVRIHTGDKPYACDFCGLRFNQKSNLNSHIKIHTGYRPFSCDVCGQKFNRKGNLNMHMRTHAAGKNL, from the exons ATGTGGAGACAGCAGGTCAAACAGCGACTGGATGCAGCAGAGGAGCAGAGACACGAAATACTGGATGCTGCTTTCAGCCCCGAACATCGGCTGCACACATCAG ATGTTCTGCTGGTTAAAAAAGAACCAAGTCCtgatctggaccagaaccatCCAGAACCCGTCCACataaaggaggaagaagaggaaccCTGGAgcagccagcagggggagccGCTCAGCATGAAGGAGGAGGCTGATGCCTCCAGATCTCCAGTCATTGCTGTTCTCATAAAGagtgaagatgatgaagaggaacctcTGATCTCTCATCTTCATCAAACAGAAGATGAAGAACTGCCAAGCAGCAGCTCAGCTCAGCAGAACCTGAAAGCAGAAAAGGGCTATGGAGGAGCAGAATGCACCATAAATCCGGATCGAAACCCTCATGGAGACGCTTCCAGCTCTTCAGAGACAGAGATCAGTGATGATGACGATGAGGTGAACCACCCTGGGTCAGAAGATGAAGGCAATGAGAATGACTGCAAAGGCTTCAGAGAGAATACAAACATGGACCAGGAGGGGGAAGTCCAGAcagatctgaaatgttttaaatgtactgAATGTGGTCAAAGTTTTACCAAGAAAAACCATCTCAAAGTTCATGTGAAAGTTCACACTTTGGAGAAACCGTTTGGCTGTGAGGTTTGTGGACAAAGATTTGATGAAAAGTCCTATTTAGACCAACACATCATAATCcattcagaagaaaaaacatttgtttgtaacGTCTGCAGACAAACGTTCAGCCAAAGAACACATTTAAGCAGACATATGAAAATCCACAGCGGGGAGAAACCGTTTGGCTGTGATGTTTGTGGACAAAGTTTTAACAGGAAATCCCATTTAAACAGACACCTGAAAattcacacaggagagaaaccttTTGGGTGTGACATTTGTGGACAAAGATTTCATGAAAAGGCCTATTTAGACAGACACATCAAAATCCACTCAGGAGAAAAACCATTTGCTTGTGATGTCTGCGGACAAAGATTTAGTAGAAAGGCACATTTAGACCGACACATGGGCAGCCACGCTGATGAGAAACCTTTTGGTTGTGACGTTTGCAGACAAAGATTTACCCACAAATCTGCTTTAAACAGACACATGATTATTCACACAGGAGACAAACCTTTTAGCTGTGAAGTTTGTGGACAAAGATTTAACCAAAAGTCAGTTTTAATGACACATGTAAGGATCCACACAGGAGACAAACCCTACGCCTGTGATTTTTGTGGACTAAGGTTTAaccaaaagtcaaatttaaacagCCACATCAAAATCCATACAGGATACAGACCGTTCAGTTGTGATGTTTGTGGACAAAAATTTAACCGAAAAGGAAATCTAAACATGCACATGAGAACCCATGCAGCAGGGAAGAATCTTTAG